Proteins from a genomic interval of Polaribacter sp. Q13:
- a CDS encoding HU family DNA-binding protein: MNKSDLIDAMAADAGISKVAAKAALESFTDNVTSALKGGDKVALVGFGTFSVSNRAARTGRNPQTGKTIEIAAKNVAKFKAGAGLSDAVN, from the coding sequence ATGAACAAGTCAGATTTAATCGATGCAATGGCAGCAGATGCTGGAATTTCTAAAGTAGCAGCTAAAGCGGCATTAGAATCTTTTACAGATAACGTAACTTCTGCTTTAAAAGGTGGAGATAAAGTTGCATTAGTTGGTTTTGGTACTTTTTCTGTTTCAAACAGAGCAGCTAGAACTGGTAGAAATCCTCAAACAGGAAAAACGATAGAAATCGCTGCTAAAAACGTAGCTAAATTTAAAGCGGGAGCTGGTTTAAGCGATGCTGTAAACTAA
- a CDS encoding YqgE/AlgH family protein codes for MKLNKGKLLIAEPSILNDSAFNRTIVLLTEHTPNNSVGFILNRPLNYTINDLLPEIDCNFPVYQGGPVEQDNLYFVHKVPQLLPDSIEVANGIFWGGSFECLKNLLNNDALNTSDIRFFLGYSGWEKEQLDQEMNQNSWFISDNDFENIFSMDDESLWKNKLLQKGGNYKLWANAPSDFNLN; via the coding sequence TTGAAACTAAATAAAGGTAAATTATTAATTGCAGAGCCATCTATTTTAAATGATAGCGCATTTAATAGAACCATTGTTTTACTTACAGAACACACACCCAATAACTCTGTTGGCTTTATATTAAACAGACCTTTAAATTATACTATTAACGATTTATTACCAGAAATTGATTGCAATTTCCCTGTATATCAAGGAGGTCCTGTAGAACAAGATAATCTATACTTTGTGCATAAAGTACCCCAACTACTCCCAGATAGTATAGAAGTTGCTAATGGCATTTTTTGGGGAGGAAGTTTTGAATGCCTAAAAAACCTATTAAACAACGACGCATTAAACACCTCTGATATTCGATTTTTCTTAGGATATTCTGGTTGGGAAAAAGAACAACTAGACCAAGAAATGAATCAAAATTCTTGGTTTATAAGCGATAATGATTTCGAGAATATTTTTTCTATGGATGATGAAAGCCTATGGAAAAATAAATTATTACAAAAAGGAGGAAATTATAAGCTTTGGGCAAATGCTCCTAGCGATTTTAATTTAAATTAA
- a CDS encoding ATP-dependent DNA helicase RecQ: MIATKEILKKYWGFSEFRPQQEEIISATLAQKDVIALLPTGGGKSICFQIPALAKEGVCLVISPLIALMQDQVENLTQKGIKATSIKSGSTQDEMITLFDNVKFGSIKFLYLSPERLQSYFIQQKIKELNINLIAIDEAHCISEWGHDFRPSYRNINILRELKPNVPFIALTATANQRVLEDIATNLQLKNPQLFKKSFFRENLAYQIFTIEDKLQRLLQIFTKTKTPAIVYVNSRKKTTQIAAFLNANNFKSSFYHGGLSSVEKNSSFENWMTEKTPIMVATNAFGMGIDKANVGLVIHLDLPTSIENYVQETGRAGRSGKKSFAVLLFNKNDIILFKDRLEKTLLSIPEIKEIHKKLYQYFRISLGELSEESYSFNLLEFSKKYNYSVLKVDTALKILANNGIIEISNQYNKKSTLLFIVSSKTVLNYLDKNPMLKKFTNSILRTYAGLFEEEVKIDEFFIAKKAGLTTNLVLANFERLENDNIIAYKPVKNDAELVFLVPREDDYTINRCSREMKQFIHQKKQKSEDLIAFVNNNSLCRSNQVLSYFDEIKIEKCGICDVCISENRKPTKNLSSEIIQLLENKQVLSSQEISASLVANEKDILIHLRQLLTDDKIKINHQNKYQLIH, translated from the coding sequence ATGATTGCTACAAAAGAAATATTAAAAAAATATTGGGGATTTTCTGAATTTAGGCCCCAACAAGAAGAAATAATTTCTGCTACATTGGCTCAAAAAGATGTCATTGCATTGCTGCCAACAGGTGGCGGTAAATCTATCTGTTTTCAAATTCCGGCTTTAGCAAAAGAAGGTGTTTGTTTGGTTATTTCTCCTTTAATTGCTTTAATGCAAGATCAGGTAGAAAACTTAACACAAAAAGGAATTAAAGCCACAAGCATTAAATCTGGCTCTACACAAGATGAAATGATTACCTTGTTTGACAATGTTAAATTCGGAAGCATAAAATTCTTATATCTTTCTCCGGAAAGGTTGCAGTCTTATTTTATTCAACAAAAAATAAAAGAATTAAACATCAATTTAATTGCCATTGATGAGGCACACTGTATTTCTGAATGGGGACATGATTTTAGACCTTCTTACAGAAATATCAATATTTTAAGAGAACTAAAACCCAATGTTCCTTTTATCGCCTTAACAGCAACTGCAAACCAAAGAGTTCTTGAAGATATTGCTACTAACCTTCAATTAAAAAACCCTCAACTTTTTAAAAAGTCTTTTTTTAGAGAAAATTTAGCATATCAAATATTTACCATTGAAGATAAATTACAACGCTTACTTCAAATATTTACAAAAACGAAAACACCTGCTATTGTTTATGTAAATTCTAGAAAAAAAACGACTCAGATTGCCGCGTTTTTAAATGCTAATAACTTTAAAAGTTCTTTTTATCATGGAGGATTATCATCCGTAGAAAAAAATAGTTCTTTTGAAAACTGGATGACCGAAAAAACGCCCATTATGGTGGCTACAAATGCCTTTGGTATGGGAATTGACAAAGCAAACGTTGGCTTGGTTATTCATTTAGATTTACCTACAAGTATAGAAAACTACGTACAAGAAACCGGTAGAGCTGGTAGAAGTGGTAAAAAATCATTTGCCGTTTTATTATTTAATAAAAATGATATTATATTATTTAAAGATCGATTAGAAAAAACACTTTTAAGCATCCCAGAAATTAAAGAGATTCACAAAAAATTATATCAATATTTTAGAATTTCTTTAGGCGAATTAAGCGAGGAGTCATATTCTTTTAATCTTTTAGAGTTTTCTAAAAAGTACAATTATTCCGTATTAAAAGTAGATACTGCTCTTAAAATATTAGCCAATAACGGAATTATAGAAATTAGCAATCAGTATAATAAAAAGTCTACTTTATTATTTATAGTGAGTAGTAAAACTGTTTTAAATTATTTGGATAAAAATCCAATGCTTAAAAAATTCACCAACTCCATATTAAGAACCTACGCAGGTTTATTTGAGGAAGAAGTAAAAATTGATGAATTTTTTATCGCAAAAAAAGCAGGTTTAACCACTAATCTGGTTTTAGCTAATTTTGAACGATTAGAAAACGATAATATTATTGCATATAAGCCTGTAAAAAATGATGCCGAACTTGTTTTTCTAGTACCTAGAGAAGATGATTACACCATAAACAGGTGTTCTAGAGAAATGAAGCAATTCATCCATCAGAAAAAACAAAAATCAGAAGATTTAATTGCTTTTGTAAATAACAATTCCCTTTGTAGAAGTAATCAGGTTTTAAGTTATTTTGATGAAATAAAAATAGAAAAATGTGGTATTTGTGATGTTTGTATTTCAGAAAACAGAAAGCCTACCAAAAATTTATCATCAGAAATAATACAACTTTTAGAGAATAAGCAAGTTTTATCATCCCAAGAAATTAGTGCGTCTTTAGTGGCGAATGAAAAAGACATTTTAATACATTTGCGACAATTATTAACCGATGATAAAATAAAAATTAATCATCAGAATAAATACCAATTAATCCACTAA
- a CDS encoding aminotransferase class IV, with the protein MINFNGALLNPENIKLSSENRAFKYGDAIFETVKVMHKKVVFWEDHYFRLMASMRMLRMKIPMEFTLESLEQEILKTVAAQAEASTYRVRLNVFRKDGGLYTPKSNKIDYTIEATESFYQIKESYSLDVYKDFYNYSGLLSTIKTNNRMLNTLASIFADENELDNCILLNEKKGVVEVTNANIFVVKGNVIKTPALSEGCIKGITRNKVIDILSKNKDYTLEETSISPFEIQKADEVFITNAIMGVQPVTSYKKKSFTTEIGKKIGSNLKVLQVAGN; encoded by the coding sequence ATGATTAACTTTAATGGAGCATTATTAAATCCAGAAAATATAAAATTATCATCAGAAAACAGAGCTTTTAAATATGGAGATGCCATTTTTGAAACCGTAAAAGTGATGCATAAAAAAGTGGTTTTTTGGGAAGATCATTATTTTAGATTAATGGCTTCTATGAGAATGCTTCGTATGAAAATTCCTATGGAATTTACTTTGGAATCTTTAGAGCAAGAAATTTTAAAAACGGTAGCAGCCCAAGCTGAAGCAAGTACGTATAGAGTTCGCTTAAATGTTTTTAGAAAAGACGGTGGTTTATATACGCCTAAATCTAATAAAATAGATTATACTATAGAAGCTACTGAAAGTTTTTATCAAATAAAGGAATCTTATTCTTTAGATGTTTATAAAGATTTTTATAATTACTCAGGGCTTTTATCAACTATAAAAACTAATAATAGAATGTTGAATACTTTGGCTAGTATTTTTGCAGATGAAAATGAATTAGATAATTGCATTTTATTAAATGAGAAAAAGGGGGTAGTAGAGGTAACAAATGCTAATATATTTGTAGTGAAAGGAAATGTTATCAAAACTCCTGCACTTTCCGAAGGTTGTATTAAAGGCATTACCCGCAATAAAGTAATTGATATTTTATCTAAGAATAAAGATTATACGTTAGAAGAAACTTCAATTTCACCTTTTGAGATACAAAAAGCAGATGAGGTATTTATAACAAATGCAATTATGGGTGTACAACCGGTTACTAGTTATAAGAAAAAAAGTTTTACTACGGAAATTGGAAAGAAAATAGGGAGTAATTTAAAAGTATTACAGGTTGCAGGAAATTAA
- a CDS encoding AAA family ATPase — translation MQQKIVLIGGPGTGKTSVINELTNRGCFCMPEISREVTLEAQKKGIDQLFLTEPLLFSKMLLEGREKQFLEASKSKEKIVFFDRGIPDVHAYMDYFKTEYPITFFEKSNHYKYTKIFHFSPWEDIHTTDNERYESFEETLEIDKFLMNSYTDLGYTIINIPFGSLKERADFVVNSLACDL, via the coding sequence ATGCAGCAAAAAATAGTCTTAATAGGTGGACCAGGAACGGGAAAAACTTCGGTTATAAATGAATTAACAAATAGAGGGTGTTTTTGTATGCCCGAAATTTCTAGAGAAGTAACTTTAGAGGCTCAAAAAAAAGGAATTGACCAACTGTTCTTAACAGAACCTTTATTATTTAGCAAAATGCTTTTAGAAGGTAGAGAAAAACAATTTTTAGAAGCGAGTAAAAGCAAGGAAAAAATTGTTTTTTTTGATAGAGGAATTCCAGATGTTCACGCATACATGGATTATTTTAAAACAGAATACCCGATAACATTTTTCGAAAAAAGCAACCACTATAAATACACCAAAATTTTTCATTTTTCTCCTTGGGAAGACATTCATACTACAGATAATGAACGTTATGAATCTTTTGAAGAAACTTTAGAGATTGACAAATTTTTAATGAACTCTTATACAGATTTAGGATACACCATCATTAATATTCCTTTTGGATCTTTAAAAGAAAGAGCCGATTTTGTTGTTAATTCGCTTGCTTGCGATTTATGA
- the fmt gene encoding methionyl-tRNA formyltransferase: MKDVRIVFMGTPDFAVTILKHLVENNYNVVGVITAADKPAGRGRKLNESAVKKYATSVNLPVLQPTNLKNEDFNKELKDLNANLQIVVAFRMLPKVVWQMPKYGTFNLHASLLPEYRGAAPIHWAIINGETKTGVTTFFIDDKIDTGEIILQEEIAVSEIETVGTLHDKLMFLGADLVGKTIDLIATEKVTTTKQPDLEEKSASKLNPENCRIDWTDSLENIYNKIRGLNPFPAAWTIIKNGEEEITAKIYAIRKEKEEEAHNFIIGKILATKKELKVAVNGGFIIIDEIKLSGKKKMDAKSLLNGYTFSSEANVF; this comes from the coding sequence ATGAAAGATGTACGTATTGTTTTTATGGGAACTCCAGATTTTGCCGTTACTATTTTAAAGCATTTGGTAGAAAATAATTATAATGTAGTTGGTGTTATTACAGCAGCCGACAAACCAGCGGGAAGAGGACGAAAGTTAAATGAATCTGCCGTAAAAAAATATGCTACTTCGGTAAACTTACCTGTTTTACAACCTACCAACTTAAAAAACGAGGATTTTAATAAAGAATTAAAAGATTTAAATGCCAATTTACAAATTGTAGTTGCTTTTAGAATGCTACCAAAAGTTGTTTGGCAAATGCCTAAATATGGTACATTTAACTTACACGCTTCTTTATTGCCAGAATATAGAGGTGCAGCTCCCATACATTGGGCTATTATAAATGGCGAAACTAAAACAGGTGTAACTACTTTTTTTATTGATGATAAAATTGATACGGGAGAAATTATCTTACAAGAAGAAATAGCGGTTTCAGAAATTGAAACAGTTGGTACATTACATGATAAATTAATGTTTTTAGGAGCCGATTTAGTTGGTAAAACAATAGACCTCATTGCTACTGAAAAAGTAACAACAACAAAACAACCCGATTTAGAAGAAAAATCTGCATCTAAGTTGAATCCAGAAAATTGTAGAATTGATTGGACAGATTCTTTAGAAAACATCTATAATAAAATTAGAGGTTTAAATCCATTTCCAGCAGCCTGGACCATTATTAAAAATGGAGAGGAAGAAATAACGGCTAAAATCTATGCCATTAGAAAAGAAAAGGAAGAAGAAGCTCATAATTTTATTATTGGTAAAATTTTAGCTACAAAGAAAGAGTTGAAAGTAGCTGTTAATGGCGGTTTCATTATTATTGATGAAATAAAACTATCTGGAAAGAAAAAAATGGATGCAAAAAGTTTACTAAATGGCTATACTTTTTCTTCTGAAGCGAATGTCTTCTAA
- a CDS encoding tyrosine-type recombinase/integrase produces the protein MQKVHEKVHDSTMKLNYSEPKIYTGGIDINSWSKLSFKEKKDALSKSWYVHYSYRNPTTGRLKRQPNIKGGANRYRDRKSRYHILSILKESLEYVLSEGYNPYEDNSSLAEFIEKKLLNKNKEVKTTKTVVKEIQPSKKTEIIKTIYPIEKAFKLVLKIKLQIQSKNSYSNFNSRINRFEKWLKNEKIDSKEDINSITKKTVIQYLNSVLHSSSARNRNNTRLDLSSLFQTLVDNEIIQRNFVSEINVLKATPERNKTYTNTQQEDIFKYLKQSNEILYLFVQFVSYNYLRPVEVCRLKIKDIDLTDKKLYVRAKNKPVKIKIIPDILIKQLPDLTKLDKDDFLFTPEVIGGKWDTIENNKRNYFSKQFKKVKDHFGLGKDYGLYSFRHTFITKLYKEMAKTATPLEVKSKLQLITGHADMKALEMYLRDIDAVLPDDYSNLLK, from the coding sequence TTGCAAAAAGTACACGAAAAAGTACACGATTCAACTATGAAATTGAATTATTCTGAACCCAAAATATACACAGGTGGTATAGATATTAACTCATGGTCTAAGCTCTCCTTTAAGGAGAAAAAAGACGCACTTTCTAAAAGTTGGTACGTACATTACTCCTATCGAAATCCAACAACAGGAAGATTAAAAAGACAACCAAATATTAAAGGAGGTGCTAACAGATATAGAGACAGAAAAAGTCGTTATCATATTTTATCAATCCTTAAGGAAAGTTTAGAGTATGTTTTATCAGAAGGTTATAATCCTTATGAAGATAACAGTTCTTTAGCTGAATTTATTGAAAAAAAGCTTTTAAATAAAAATAAAGAAGTTAAAACCACAAAAACAGTAGTTAAGGAAATTCAGCCCTCTAAAAAAACAGAGATAATAAAAACTATTTATCCTATAGAAAAAGCTTTTAAACTTGTATTAAAAATTAAATTACAAATACAAAGTAAAAATTCTTATTCTAATTTTAATAGTAGAATAAATAGATTTGAAAAATGGTTAAAGAATGAAAAAATTGATTCAAAAGAAGACATTAATAGTATTACTAAGAAAACTGTAATACAATATCTAAACTCTGTATTACATTCTAGTAGTGCTAGAAATAGAAATAATACAAGATTAGACCTAAGTTCTCTTTTTCAAACATTGGTGGATAATGAAATAATACAGAGAAATTTTGTTAGTGAAATAAATGTGTTAAAAGCTACACCAGAAAGAAACAAAACATATACCAATACACAACAAGAAGATATTTTTAAATACCTAAAACAAAGTAATGAAATTTTATATTTGTTTGTACAATTTGTATCCTATAACTATTTGAGACCAGTAGAAGTATGTAGGCTAAAAATTAAAGATATTGATTTAACTGATAAGAAATTATATGTTAGAGCGAAAAACAAACCAGTTAAGATTAAAATTATTCCTGATATTTTAATTAAGCAACTACCCGATTTAACAAAATTAGATAAAGATGATTTTCTTTTTACCCCTGAAGTTATTGGAGGTAAATGGGATACTATAGAAAATAATAAAAGAAATTATTTTTCAAAGCAATTTAAAAAAGTAAAAGACCATTTTGGTTTAGGTAAAGATTATGGCTTATATAGTTTTAGACATACTTTTATTACTAAATTATATAAAGAAATGGCAAAAACCGCTACTCCATTAGAGGTAAAAAGTAAATTACAATTAATTACAGGTCATGCAGATATGAAAGCATTAGAAATGTACCTAAGAGATATTGATGCGGTTTTACCAGATGACTATTCAAACTTATTAAAATGA
- a CDS encoding DUF6371 domain-containing protein codes for MNNSYKYSLDRTSKKFVCPNCHKKTFVKFIDKETKHYLNDIDGRCDRESKCGYFKKPSNNICITNNNNSITTVIQPTYHSKDIAVKYCDTLQQSSFISYLLSTFSVKSVIQAIKTYNIGITNYWQGATIFWQIDTKKKIRGGKIMLYNCNTGKRVKQPYNHVSWMHKQLKLDNFVLQQCLFGLHQINNISKDDTICIVESEKTAVIMSIVIPNFLWLATGSKTGFKKEMLQPIKEYKVIAYPDKTEYKSWNEKAILLNKEGFTIQCSSLLESLDLKEGCDLVDFLL; via the coding sequence ATGAATAATTCTTATAAGTATAGTTTAGACAGAACAAGTAAAAAATTTGTTTGCCCCAATTGCCATAAAAAGACCTTTGTGAAATTTATTGACAAGGAAACAAAACATTATCTAAATGATATTGATGGCAGATGTGATAGAGAAAGTAAGTGTGGTTATTTTAAAAAACCTTCAAATAACATTTGTATTACAAATAACAATAACTCTATCACAACTGTAATACAACCAACGTATCACAGTAAAGATATTGCAGTAAAATATTGTGATACATTGCAACAAAGTAGCTTTATTAGCTATTTATTAAGCACTTTTAGCGTAAAAAGTGTAATACAAGCCATAAAAACGTACAACATTGGTATTACAAACTATTGGCAAGGAGCAACTATATTTTGGCAAATAGATACTAAAAAAAAAATAAGAGGTGGTAAAATTATGTTGTACAATTGTAACACAGGTAAAAGGGTGAAACAACCTTATAATCATGTTAGTTGGATGCACAAGCAATTGAAGTTAGACAACTTTGTATTACAACAATGTTTATTTGGTTTACATCAAATAAATAATATTTCAAAAGATGATACTATTTGTATTGTAGAATCTGAAAAAACTGCCGTAATAATGAGTATAGTAATACCAAATTTCCTATGGTTAGCTACAGGTAGTAAAACAGGTTTTAAAAAAGAAATGCTACAACCTATAAAAGAGTATAAAGTTATTGCCTACCCAGATAAAACAGAATACAAATCATGGAATGAAAAAGCAATACTTTTAAATAAAGAAGGATTTACTATTCAATGTAGTTCTTTATTGGAAAGTTTAGATCTTAAAGAAGGTTGTGATTTGGTGGATTTTTTATTGTAA
- a CDS encoding START-like domain-containing protein produces MDKIKFELEISIHASPHMLYQYISSPSNLQEWFADKVNSRGKEYSFTWEGEEEIAVLITKKTDDRIRFKWLESEDDDSYFEIKIEVDDLTKDVSLIITDFADDEDDVEEAKQLWENQIDELRHTIGA; encoded by the coding sequence ATGGATAAAATAAAATTTGAACTTGAAATTTCAATTCACGCATCGCCGCACATGTTATATCAATATATATCATCACCTTCTAATTTACAAGAATGGTTTGCAGATAAAGTGAACTCAAGAGGTAAGGAGTATAGTTTTACTTGGGAAGGCGAAGAAGAAATTGCAGTATTAATTACAAAGAAAACGGATGATAGAATTCGTTTTAAATGGTTAGAAAGTGAAGATGATGATAGTTATTTTGAAATTAAAATTGAGGTAGATGACTTAACAAAAGACGTTTCTTTAATTATTACCGATTTTGCGGATGATGAAGATGATGTGGAAGAAGCAAAACAATTATGGGAAAACCAAATAGATGAATTAAGACATACAATTGGAGCTTAA
- a CDS encoding DUF493 family protein — MSDKKEFYAKLKEQLNGTTKFPADYLYKFIVPTDANQVQEVEDLFNDSGAVINTKKSKTGKYVSVSIVLNIESADKVISYYLKAENIKGIISL; from the coding sequence ATGAGTGATAAAAAAGAGTTTTATGCAAAGTTAAAAGAGCAACTAAATGGTACTACTAAATTTCCTGCAGATTATTTGTATAAATTTATTGTGCCTACAGATGCCAATCAGGTGCAAGAAGTAGAAGATTTATTTAACGATTCTGGAGCCGTAATAAATACAAAAAAGTCTAAGACCGGAAAATATGTGAGCGTTTCTATCGTATTAAATATAGAAAGTGCCGATAAAGTGATTTCGTATTATTTAAAAGCTGAAAACATTAAAGGAATTATATCATTATAG
- a CDS encoding peptidylprolyl isomerase translates to MKKIVLLLVLGVSISAFSQKKDKTLVTIDGEKTTVSEFKRVYEKNLDAIDNKEAKSVSKNLDLYINYKLKVKEAYSIHLDTLPSYKREMETYKNQLSAPYLQDTTFIDQLVKDAYFRTKNQVKAKHILLRLPREASPKDTLMLYNKILELRERILKGEKFEAIAAQYSEDKSAQDDPKTGRKGNGGNLGYFAAFNMVYPFEVAAYNTKVGEISMPFRTQFGYHIMQVDDLKESKGEIEAAHILIRDTTAVGKLKIDSIYTKLKNKEKFEDLAMQYSEDPGSKKNGGKLGKFGTGRMVKPFDDAVFALENINDFSKPFKTRFGWHIAKLLKKHPIQSFDEMKKELKEKVKKSSRMQLSEKAVVNKLKKEYTITEFEEAKKILNKKNLTALPIDSLQSTILRINDKNITQEAFIKYIRNRRHLAVFKLFEMFEEEEILTYYKENLIYTEPEYAYTLKEYEDGLLLFELMQEKIWTKSSSDTIGLQKFFDTHTTNYKTTDLKSIKGQVINDYQNFLEENWIADLRKKSKIKVSKKELKKLINFYKNK, encoded by the coding sequence ATGAAGAAAATAGTTTTATTATTAGTTTTAGGTGTATCAATATCTGCCTTCTCACAGAAGAAAGATAAAACATTAGTTACTATAGACGGAGAGAAAACAACTGTTTCAGAATTTAAAAGAGTCTACGAAAAAAATTTAGATGCTATAGATAATAAAGAAGCTAAAAGTGTTTCTAAAAATTTAGACTTGTATATTAATTACAAGTTAAAAGTAAAAGAAGCTTATAGTATTCATTTAGATACACTGCCTTCTTATAAGAGAGAAATGGAAACGTATAAAAACCAACTTTCTGCGCCCTATTTACAAGATACTACGTTTATAGATCAGTTGGTAAAAGATGCTTATTTTAGAACAAAAAACCAAGTTAAGGCAAAACATATCTTATTAAGATTACCACGAGAAGCATCTCCAAAAGACACTTTAATGCTTTATAATAAAATCTTAGAATTGAGAGAAAGAATTCTAAAAGGTGAAAAATTTGAAGCTATTGCAGCACAGTATTCCGAAGATAAATCTGCCCAAGATGATCCTAAAACAGGAAGAAAAGGGAATGGAGGTAATTTAGGTTATTTCGCTGCTTTTAATATGGTGTACCCCTTTGAGGTAGCCGCTTATAATACTAAAGTAGGTGAAATTTCTATGCCTTTTAGAACACAATTTGGATATCATATTATGCAAGTAGATGATTTAAAAGAGTCTAAGGGTGAAATAGAAGCGGCACACATTTTAATTAGAGATACAACGGCTGTAGGTAAATTGAAGATAGATAGTATTTATACCAAATTAAAAAATAAAGAGAAATTTGAAGATCTAGCAATGCAGTACTCAGAAGATCCGGGTTCTAAAAAGAATGGAGGTAAGTTAGGTAAATTTGGTACAGGTAGAATGGTAAAACCATTTGATGATGCCGTATTTGCTTTAGAAAATATAAATGATTTTTCTAAACCATTTAAAACTCGTTTTGGTTGGCATATTGCTAAGCTATTAAAGAAACATCCTATTCAATCTTTTGATGAAATGAAAAAAGAGTTAAAAGAAAAGGTGAAAAAAAGTTCTAGAATGCAGTTGTCTGAAAAAGCAGTTGTAAATAAATTGAAAAAAGAATATACTATTACAGAATTTGAAGAAGCTAAAAAGATTTTAAATAAAAAAAATCTAACAGCACTTCCTATAGATTCATTACAGAGCACAATTTTAAGGATAAATGATAAAAATATTACACAAGAAGCTTTTATTAAATATATTAGAAATAGAAGACATTTAGCCGTTTTTAAACTTTTTGAAATGTTTGAAGAGGAAGAAATATTAACGTATTACAAAGAAAACTTAATTTATACAGAACCAGAATATGCATATACTTTAAAAGAGTATGAAGATGGTTTGTTGCTTTTTGAATTAATGCAAGAAAAAATATGGACAAAATCTTCTAGTGATACCATTGGTTTGCAAAAGTTTTTTGATACACACACTACTAATTATAAAACAACTGATTTAAAAAGTATAAAAGGTCAGGTAATAAATGATTATCAAAACTTTTTAGAAGAAAATTGGATTGCAGATTTAAGAAAAAAGAGCAAAATTAAAGTAAGTAAAAAAGAATTGAAAAAATTAATAAATTTTTACAAAAATAAATAA
- a CDS encoding AAA family ATPase, producing MISNTIDRITDDIANNQKLLENNSTLSSCLVVKKANTWVEEAKNRPIPNMLFSELWYEKEVCILFADTNLGKSILAVQIADSISRGTAISGFKLESDPRKVLYLDFELSDKQFENRCSEEYQNHYQFSSNFLRAEINTELDIPKEFKGVEDYLCATLDIIIKNNDVSVLIIDNLTFLSSENEKAKDALVLMKTLKKLSQKEDLSILVLAHTPKRDESKPISKNDLAGSKMLMNFCDSSFAIGTSSQDASFRYIKQIKQRNTEHLYHSENVIVCSVEKESNFLEFQFVEFGSEKNHLKTFGSSDLEERDEQMKSLISEGKSNVHIGEIFSLSEGAVRKRRKK from the coding sequence ATGATAAGTAATACAATAGATAGAATTACGGATGATATAGCAAACAATCAAAAACTACTCGAAAACAATAGTACATTGAGTAGTTGTTTGGTTGTTAAAAAAGCCAACACATGGGTTGAAGAAGCTAAAAATAGACCAATACCCAATATGCTCTTTAGTGAATTGTGGTATGAAAAAGAAGTTTGTATTCTTTTTGCAGATACAAATTTAGGGAAATCTATTCTAGCCGTTCAAATTGCAGATAGTATCAGTAGAGGAACTGCTATTTCTGGCTTTAAATTAGAAAGTGACCCCAGAAAAGTACTGTATTTAGACTTTGAGTTGTCTGATAAACAATTTGAAAACCGTTGTTCAGAAGAATATCAAAACCATTATCAATTTAGCTCTAATTTTTTAAGAGCTGAAATTAATACCGAACTTGATATACCTAAAGAGTTTAAAGGTGTTGAAGATTACCTATGCGCTACATTAGATATAATTATTAAAAATAATGATGTCTCGGTTTTAATAATTGATAATCTTACTTTTTTAAGTAGTGAAAATGAGAAAGCAAAAGATGCTTTAGTTTTAATGAAAACTCTTAAAAAATTATCACAGAAAGAGGATTTATCAATTCTAGTTTTAGCACATACACCTAAAAGAGATGAATCTAAACCCATCAGTAAAAATGATTTAGCAGGTAGTAAAATGTTAATGAATTTTTGTGACAGTTCGTTTGCCATTGGTACAAGTTCTCAGGACGCTTCATTTAGATATATCAAACAAATTAAACAACGTAATACAGAACATTTATATCATTCTGAAAATGTAATAGTATGTAGTGTAGAAAAGGAATCTAACTTTTTAGAATTTCAGTTTGTAGAATTTGGATCAGAGAAAAATCATCTTAAAACTTTTGGTTCTTCAGACTTAGAAGAAAGAGACGAGCAGATGAAGTCTTTAATTTCTGAAGGAAAGTCAAATGTTCATATAGGTGAAATATTTAGTTTATCCGAAGGAGCTGTTAGAAAAAGAAGAAAAAAATAG